Genomic DNA from Theileria equi strain WA chromosome 4 map unlocalized gcontig_1105316255033, whole genome shotgun sequence:
CGATCTATTTTCATAAAGTTTTTGTCTAAAGCTGCGGATTTTATTCATGACAAGCTTAGGGAAGACATATTAACGAGTGATTTGGATGAGAAAGATACTGAGTTTTGGATGAATTACGAAACAGCATCAAATATGTTGAATTTGTTTGTCAGGTACAAGGGTATATTTTCTCCAGAATTTGTATCAAATTATATTCACTTGTACAAACGCCAgattttggaaagttttaaaCGTGAGCACGTAGATAAGGATCGCAAAGCACATGATATGTGTTCATTACTCATAGCCATAGAAACTTGTAGTTTATCTGATCAATTTGAATCACTCATAAATGCTTTAAGTATGgatttttattttcaacACCTTGATTTTACATCAACAAGCGCAACAACAATATTGAATTCGTTTAGTGACAGAGATGAACTCCAAAGATTAGTAATTCAGAGAGCAAAAAGACGTCTAATGGaattaaaatataaaatgagCCCATCTCAGATACTGGACGTTTTGGATATATATTTTGACGCTATCAATACGTCTAGAATCCAACCTGATCCGATTTTCATTGCTGGAATATTAAAAGATTTTACATTCTTAAAGCGCCCAAAAACGCAAGAACTTGTACGTGCCGCTTCAACTGTGGAAAAATTCTCCCCTTACTTAACTAAAAAGCATCTAGAGGTTatatttgatgattttaCGACCGAGCCATTTGTACAGGATGTTTCGGAAGATTTGGGTCTTTATGGAGAGTATTTGAAATATCCCTTAGCTAGCCTCGCCAAGGTGCTAGAATCAGCTGCTAAATCTAAAATAATTGTTATGAGAGCCTGGAAAGACTTGTATACACTAATAATCAGGTTCAAACATGTAATAACCGTTGATGATGCATTAGTTATAATGGAATCTTTGAATGTAgcaaatttttgtaatgtaGATGAAATATGTGATGTTCTGATTGACAGAATATGCAATATTGTAGAGGTTAAAGAGAATGTGGATTATGCAAAAGTATTCAGAGCTATGGAGGAGTCAATTAAATTGCATTTCCAGCCTGTAAGATTGCTCCGTTGGCTCATTTATGCCAGTATATATGATATTGACAAGATGGATAAGGATGCAGTAGTGGATGAATTATTTGGTAAAAAAATGGAGTACGATGTAGACTTCAGAGGGTGGAAGCGACCTGTTACTACCGATGAGCACGTGGAGAATATATCTGTGCACCGAAATTTGCTAGTACCTGTGGAGATGAGAGGATCAAGAGTTAAATCCAGTGATGCTCTAAAATACTCGCTGCCGCAATATCCATATGAACTTAAACCACCACCTGAGAAGGTCCTGAATACACACGGAATATCAAGCGAACGAAGGGATTCACTCATAAGAATGATCGGTTTGATAGTTGATTCTGGTTGTATATTTGAGGAGAAGGACGCTGCTTTAATTAAGAAGTTTTTAGAAATGAATAATATTCCAAAGACCGATGAAATTTGGAACAAGGTTTTAATTCCCAAGTAATTGTTATCTTTTGCAATATTTATCTCTGCTACGATCTCTGCTTCTATATCTTCTTTCACGATCCATACTTCTGTCTCGTTTGCTATATCCTCTGTGTCTATGTTCTTCTCTATAACGGTCATGTGTGCGATGTCTATCTCTGCTCCTTTCGCGATATCTATTACCCTGCGATACATGTCCCCTCCATTTTTGTCTTGTAAACGATTCGTTTGCGTGATATCGTTTCCAGAACCCAGAAACTGACTGACAAAAATCAACGTGAATCCTACAAGATTGTTTTTGTCACAGATACCAAACCTTCTATCATCTATTAGGACATTTTGCATCTTAAAGTAGGCTTCGTTACATGACTCTTCTGTCTCGAACTCAATAAACGCATATTGTAGGGAGTCTCCAGTTACATAATCCTTGATAATATCGCATTTTTTGACATTTCCGAATCTGTGCGGTATCATAGACAGGTATTATGAAGTAAcctggaaaatataatcTTTAAATCACCTTCTTCTGTAACAGGATTGAGTTTACATACAAAGAGGACGTTTTTTGGTGGAGCAATGTCCGCATCTGGAATGTCTCcgagaatctccaaaacGACTGCCCGTGATTTTGCTTCTCTGTTTCTAATTTCTTCCAATTCTTTGAACTCCTTTGCGAGAGCTTCTCTCTCCGTAGGAGACAGATCCCCGGCATCTGCCATTGTGGATTTGTAATGAGTGTGCGGTAAGAAGAAACAACCGCACACTGAGGACCTTCATTTGATGTAAATTACATTTTTGGGTTCCACATGGCCTCTAGCGCTGTAAGTTACTTGACAGCGTTGATGAAACATCTCAAATATACAGAAGCGTAGATTGATGCTGGATTTGCAAAAGTTGCAGGAGAATCTACCGGAAACGATTTGTGCTAGTCCAATAGATGACGATATATTTAACTGGCAAGCCGTTATATTAGGTCCAGAAAACACAGAGTGGCAGGGAGGTTAGTTCTTGTTCCTATGTCTCACAATGTTTCAGGAATTTTTTCATTATCACTGACATTTCTAAACGACTATCCAAACAAGCCTCCAAAGGTCAAGTTTTTGACAAAGATATTCCATCCAAACGGTACTTTGCCAATCTGattttaaatgtacatACAGTATACCAAGACGGAAGTATATGCTTGGACATTCTTCAGACAGAGTGGAGCCCAGTATTTGACGTTTCTGGTCTACTTATTTCCATACAGGTGTGTGAATAAACGTTTATATTGAGGGTTTTAGTCTCTACTCAACGACCCCAATCCAAAGAGTCCGGCGAATAATGAAGCTGCAATGCTATTTGTAGAAAATCGCAGTGAATATATAAGAAGAGTTAAATTGGCTGTATCTGAGAGCATAGTTACCGCAGAAGCATCACTAAATACCACGgaacaaatttaaaaatgagTAATTTTGATGAACTCATGCTCCTTGCAATAAAGGAGTTCAAGAGTATTGAAGACATCTTACAGCATTTTTTCCGATTTCTTGGAAGGCATACTGATTTTTATCATACCCTATtgaatgaggaagaaattGACAAGTTTAATCTCCATGGTTCAAATGTAAATTCCAAAGGTTTTAAGCCAAACCATATGGTAAAGCTTGTTAATCACATAATCCAGGACAATCTAATTCAATATAGAGAAAGATATCAGCCTTATTTGCTGAATAATAAACCAATGTTGCATGCTCAAGTACAGCCTAAGGTCACCAAACCACAAGGTAGTAACTAATTGCACTTATACACATGTATATACAGAGAAAAAACAAGTAACAAAAGGATCCACTAAATATACACTGAACCCCTGGAATGGCGGGGTCACAAAAACGTATGCATGGGCTCAGACGATTTCAGACTTAACAATTGAAATCATATCAAATGAAATACTATCGACAGATAACGTTAAAGTTTCATTATCTAGAGATTCACTAAAGGTTGTAATTTCAGGTATTACTATTTATATAGTTTTCATTATACATAGGAAATACTATAATTGACGGGCAGTTTTGCAACAGCATAAACGCAACTGATAGCATGTGGAATATAGAGGATAGGTCACGCATAGTCCTATCGATTGAAAAGGCACAAGAACTTTGGTGGGATTGTGCAATAAAGGGAGATGAGACTATAGATACACAAAATATAGAATCTGTAAAGCGTATAGAAGAGTTTTCATCCTCAGAACAGCGTGAAATTCTGAAGCTAATGGCGGAGAATAGGAATAAACAAGCATCAAACTTTCCATTTTAGCGTGTATATTGCAGCTAAAGGTTGTAATTAGTTTTAAATTCCctgaatttataaactgggttataaaatttatagTGTGGTTGTTTCACATTGGTAATTTCAAAATTGTTTTCCTTGTATAGTTCTCTGGAAATTTTTTCAACGAATATTCCATGGGTGGTATTGACATCTACTGAAATAAATGGGAAGAAGATAATGTACATGAGAGAATAATATATTGCCAAATGGGAAAGTACGGACCAAATTATACTGGAGAGGGTAGATTCGCTACTTCTCCATTTCCAATATTGTGGGCATGCAGCAAAGATTGCTGTTGGAAATGCCCATATAATTAGCGAGAAGCATTCTACACTCCATGTATTGTGTTCACTCTTTGAACTCCTTCTAAGAAGAATAAACTGTGACCTTAGGTAGTTGAGAATATATGATACAAATAGCGCTAGAAATGTGACAACACCCTGTTGCTTACCTTTCACCATAAATAGCAACAGTAAACACGATGTAAAATTCACCAAATCACTAGCGTATTTATTTGCCAAGTCGATAGTTGGATATTCCAATACATTGCAGGCTTGCTCATGATCATACATGAATAGAAAGGCCACCAATAATTTCAAAGTTGGCATTATATAACATCCGAATATGAAGAGTACATTTGGAATTATAACTAGTGAATTGATCATGTAGACGCTAAGAGTGAGACTGAATGATACTTCTTCACCCATTTTAAATGATGGAGTGCTCAAACGGAGGCCATTATTAACTATAGTTAGCACTTTATTCCTTCCACCGTAGTTGTTTAAATGTGCTAAAATTATGTTTAATGCAAGATTTATTACCTTTATAAAGTAGTTTGAACACATTATATACCCATCTATCACATCTCGATTTACAATATTAAACCGGTGTACAGCATAATTCAATGACATACTCACCAGGCCACTACCTAGTTCAACAAAGGAACTCAAGAGTAATATTTCTACCAAATGACTCATTGTTGTGTGCATACTATATGCGGCATAAGGTACAAAGAATGTCACACTCCATATAACCAATATGAGTATCACTGTAATAACAGTAAGACCCATTTTTTCCTTTACTTTTTCTTCATATCCTATATTTTCCCAAATTACCTTATCTGGATCCACATTAAATTCGTACAACTTTATATTTCTATGCCTGAAACTATTCAATACATtgaatttatcattatAATTTTCAAATGTGATGAGTGCTTGCCCTGCTCCTCTCAGATTTTCCATAATCTCATAATATCCTTGTAATTTACCAATATTTACCTATATAAATTATACATTTGCATATATAAACTAACGTATTGCGATTCCCTATCGGAGGACTTTAGTTGATTTGCGAAATTTAGAAATTCATCAATTTGTTCTTTATACTCTCTTATATCATAGCAAATTGTAACTGAATGTACCTTTACATTTGTGGCATCATATATTGCGTTTTTCACATATTCTTCGTCTGCAATTGATTGAGATAATCCCTTTACTATCAAAGTGAGATGTTTCCACTGCATGTtatttttgtaaaataaaTCTATAATTCTTCTCTGGGAAACCATATAAACTATAGTTATACCCATTATTACGAAATATGAGAGATACATCACATGGGATATTTCTCTAGAGTATTTTGCAAGGTTCCATTCTATGGCATCATCTACGcttttaaaatttataatatGTTCAGATAAACCAGTTGTTACATTTTTACCGAATAAAACTGATATCAAATTTTTTGGTGCAACTTTGGGTTTGAATAGAAACTCTATCTCGAATGGTTCATTAAATTTCCTTATCATTTCCGAACAGGGTATATGAGTTTGTGTCATGCTTAtaatgaataaaaatgacATTACCAGGATAATAAACTTTAAATATCTGAAGTATAGCATCAATCCAATTCCTGAAACGTTCTCTTTTGATAGATCTATTGTTAAGTTATAGAGTGGAGATCCGGTTGCTTCTTCATTTCGTAGCATTTTTTTGTCGCGATTTTCGAGTCCATCCACTACATTTAAATAAACTTCCTTCAACTTTCTCCTTCTGATCAGTAATCGAATCAACAGTACAAGTAAATATGTTATTATCAATACACACAGTACATTGAATAGACTGGACCACCAAGATGCGTGAATTAGATAACacatttttccatcatcacTTCTTTTATATCCCTTTGCGCATTTAATGCAATACTCTGGGAGTTTGAGTGGATTATCTGCGATTTGAGCAATGGAATCGCTCAcatcttcatatttacaTGAGATGC
This window encodes:
- a CDS encoding RNA recognition motif domain containing protein (encoded by transcript BEWA_014730A) — encoded protein: MADAGDLSPTEREALAKEFKELEEIRNREAKSRAVVLEILGDIPDADIAPPKNVLFVCKLNPVTEEGDLKIIFSRFGNVKKCDIIKDYVTGDSLQYAFIEFETEESCNEAYFKMQNVLIDDRRIHVDFCQSVSGFWKRYHANESFTRQKWRGHVSQGNRYRERSRDRHRTHDRYREEHRHRGYSKRDRSMDRERRYRSRDRSRDKYCKR
- a CDS encoding ubiquitin-conjugating enzyme E2, putative (encoded by transcript BEWA_014740A) → MASSAKRRLMLDLQKLQENLPETICASPIDDDIFNWQAVILGPENTEWQGGIFSLSLTFLNDYPNKPPKVKFLTKIFHPNVYQDGSICLDILQTEWSPVFDVSGLLISIQSLLNDPNPKSPANNEAAMLFVENRSEYIRRVKLAVSESIVTAEASLNTTEQI
- a CDS encoding conserved hypothetical protein (encoded by transcript BEWA_014750A), which gives rise to MSNFDELMLLAIKEFKSIEDILQHFFRFLGRHTDFYHTLLNEEEIDKFNLHGSNVNSKGFKPNHMVKLVNHIIQDNLIQYRERYQPYLLNNKPMLHAQVQPKVTKPQEKKQVTKGSTKYTLNPWNGGVTKTYAWAQTISDLTIEIISNEILSTDNVKVSLSRDSLKVVISGNTIIDGQFCNSINATDSMWNIEDRSRIVLSIEKAQELWWDCAIKGDETIDTQNIESVKRIEEFSSSEQREILKLMAENRNKQASNFPF
- a CDS encoding conserved hypothetical protein (encoded by transcript BEWA_014760A) — encoded protein: MYACGISHLLEDESAKCPPECPFWAPSAIWKYVGVCSKAENCNLYNPVLHYADQNNNVCLPCQTFGCISCKYEDVSDSIAQIADNPLKLPEYCIKCAKGYKRSDDGKMCYLIHASWWSSLFNVLCVLIITYLLVLLIRLLIRRRKLKEVYLNVVDGLENRDKKMLRNEEATGSPLYNLTIDLSKENVSGIGLMLYFRYLKFIILVMSFLFIISMTQTHIPCSEMIRKFNEPFEIEFLFKPKVAPKNLISVLFGKNVTTGLSEHIINFKSVDDAIEWNLAKYSREISHVMYLSYFVIMGITIVYMVSQRRIIDLFYKNNMQWKHLTLIVKGLSQSIADEEYVKNAIYDATNVKVHSVTICYDIREYKEQIDEFLNFANQLKSSDRESQYVNIGKLQGYYEIMENLRGAGQALITFENYNDKFNVLNSFRHRNIKLYEFNVDPDKVIWENIGYEEKVKEKMGLTVITVILILVIWSVTFFVPYAAYSMHTTMSHLVEILLLSSFVELGSGLVSMSLNYAVHRFNIVNRDVIDGYIMCSNYFIKVINLALNIILAHLNNYGGRNKVLTIVNNGLRLSTPSFKMGEEVSFSLTLSVYMINSLVIIPNVLFIFGCYIMPTLKLLVAFLFMYDHEQACNVLEYPTIDLANKYASDLVNFTSCLLLLFMVKGKQQGVVTFLALFVSYILNYLRSQFILLRRSSKSEHNTWSVECFSLIIWAFPTAIFAACPQYWKWRSSESTLSSIIWSVLSHLAIYYSLMYIIFFPFISVDVNTTHGIFVEKISRELYKENNFEITNVKQPHYKFYNPVYKFREFKTNYNL